The following DNA comes from Diprion similis isolate iyDipSimi1 chromosome 14, iyDipSimi1.1, whole genome shotgun sequence.
attaatttctattattgctactgaaaattattatcttgTAGCGCATTTTTGGCGCTACTagacgtatataaatatatgtatatatatacatatataaagtgTCTTTTGCCTACTAGttgcacaatatactattgTTTAATGGACTTTACTAAAGAACCTCAGCTTCCACTTAACTACCCCGGTGGAAATTATTTCCACGCCAAACTACGAAAAGTTTCTACACCAGAACACAGAAATTCTCTACGATTTTGGAGAGAAATTGGAACATTTGACGTAGTTCtggcgtaaatttttttcgtacattATAGCAAGATATTTTGGACTATAGTAATGTTTCGTCGATTAGCGTAGATATTTGATCTGATTTCTAATCCTTCCTCCCATGAAATTTAGTACATTTTCATAGATTTCTGTAGAATATTGTATCTTTTCATATCAAATCATAAGCTTTCGTAAAATAATGTTGAttagtgtaatttttttcagttctcTACAACTACGAATTCGATTTTAAGATTGAGTAGAGAAAGTTGAACACTTTCGTAGTTTTGGCATGgacattttgtaaattattttactttgctGTAGTTTATCGTAGAACTTAATACGACGAGAGTAGAATGGCGCGCATTTACACGAtcgtttttttcatatcaaatTGTTAAAATGGATACAATCGGTTGTGAAATATCGTAGGATTCCTGGTtccgtaaaataaaaaattttagttttttccaTTAGACTCGCTTACTGAGATCAAGACATCTAGCGGCGGTTCAAGAATTATACTTCATACTTTCTCATACACATTCGTGACCTTATCGGTCTAAATTAAATTCTAAAATTGTCGATCATTACAGTTTTTCGTATGAATTCGTACTCcgttgttgtacttttcaaataaattctaaGAACActactggaaaaaaattacgctgCTTTGGAACGGAATGGTAATTATCTTTCATAGAAAATTGTCAGTTGTTTCAGAATTACATGATGAATTGTAAAATCGTTCAACGATTTTTGATCTAGTAGATCTGATGATTCgtgcttttgtaatttattgtgCGGTTTTTTTACATATCTTATCgagtttgcaaaataaatcATGTCATAAATCACACGTGaatttcagtcattttttataatataccgCATGATCATTTTTAGGAAGGGTCGTTTAATTATTGAGAAACTTGTTTCGAGCTTTAAAACCCTAGCACAGAGGAAACTGGCAGTTTTAACGAGATGCGAATAATTAATTCGACATGGACTGATGATTGATTTTCTAacacagatatcggttgtctTACCGATACAGTTCCGTGGCCCGTCTCCAAATGGCAAGTACGCCATCGCAGGTCTTTTTTGAACCGCTTCAGCCGCAAATCGTTCGGGATCAAAAACTTCAGCATCTGGAAAGTACTGCGGATCGTAGTGAAGACCCAAAACTGGTACAAAGATTTTTGTACCACTCGGAATATGGACCGTTGTGTCAGGTATCGTGTAATCATTGACGCATCTTCGTGTTAGAAACGGAACGGGTGGATGTTTTCTCAGTGTTTCTAAAATCACGGAAACAATGATTATCGATGTTTGTTGAGTTGCTTTTTTGATGGCACATGTTTTTTCGGTCCTACCGGAAAAATTTGTTGTCCATGCAAAAAAGAATCCTAACGGAAGAGCATCTCGGAATTTTAATTGTAAGAGATCGGCCTTGGAATTCGAAGttctttcattcaaataaCACAGGGAAGATGTTGTTTCGTTAAGTTACGACCTGAGTACATTTTATACTAGGGACTTGATGCTGGAGGGAGTTTATAAATCTCTATACAAATTTGTCACGTGAACTTTTCCAGGCAAGATCAATGATTATACTACTAAAGACGTTTCcggatgaattttcaaactcaatTGAGTTTGGAGCCAAGGTCTATAACTTTTGAATCGTTTGAGCTACGAATATGGCTTGACAGTGGTAACAATTGAACGAATACTGGCCGGCTCCTCATGTTATCTCGAGAAGAGAGTAAGTATTTAAAGTTAGATTTGATATATATCCTTCGAAGCGAGGGATCCTCTTCTCCATAGGTATCGGTCTATCACAAGTTTTTCAGGAAGAAATGGAATATGAAAATTACGTCCAAACAAAACACTCGGATGCTTATTTCTCAAGGTGTAACTATGTAAGTATTATGAATAAcagaaaataaggaaaaatgtgTGTTGATCTTATAAGTAACCACAATTACAATATACGGTCACTGTACCTTGAAAGACTTTGTCCAAATACTTCAGATCCTTGATTGCTTTGAAGGGTAGACTCCCGTTGTGAGCTTTCAGAGCTTCTTGGATTTCATCGCGCAGTTTATCTTGAATACCTTCGTTCTGTGCTAGTTCGTAAAGAGCGAAAGATATAGCTGTGGCAGGAGTAGCGGATCCAgcaaagaagaagacgaaaaattgagCAGCGATCAGTTCGTCCGTCAGTTCTGAATaccaaaagattttttcgcaCGTGAAAATGACGTCGATAAACTCGCCAAATTCCAACCAGTCAATGTATTCAATATACAGGGTTTCAGCAATCCTATCACATTATCATTTCGACGAATTATTCAACAATATCTTTTTCAGAAGTAAGCTCGAAGTGGCCGCCGGCGCGGAACGAGGGAGGACGAACGGCCTACTGTAACAAGCTATATTCAACTTCCGATGAACGCTGGACTTCTTGTTCTCGGTGCCAAAAGTGTACCAGGTCCTCATGTTCAGGTCTAGACAGAGAAGATGACGAAGCAGATTTAATTTGCTATATGCGCACCttttgcaataaataataaacagaGCACCCCGTTCCGCCTTTTATTCATTGACGGTATATCAAAAGTTCCTATTAATAAATACTCAAAATATCATCTAAGTAATACCAAAACATTGAGGAATGCTTTCTCAAGAAgtcggcaattttttttcgtcgccaGAAACCATGATATAGCTTCAAATATTTGGTGCCCCGTTTCGCCCCGGGTTCCCCTACTTTCAATTGCGTTCACTGAAACAATGCAGTTGCGTGAGTATAAATAACCGTTCATATGAAATTGAAGctattctatttttaattatgaatAGCTACGGCTCAGTTACTGACAAATATGACTGAAGTTGAATTAGGATCGAATCATTTACATTCTTTGCTTAAATTCCTTCCAAGAGATGATGAAAGCATCAGTTAGTCAATCACGTACCAAAATCAATTTGATCCGAATTTTTCCGAACGATATCGTGTTTCATCCTGTACGAAATTGTCTCTGCTGTACTGTTGACAAAGAATGCGGTAATCTCGCGAGAGATCATTCTGATCTTCAAGAATTTGAATAGGACTGGCAGACTTTCCCTGATTGTTCTTACTACGCCGTCTTTGAACGACGGGGCAAAGACCTTCCTCCCCATATTCCTAAACTCGCTGTCCTCGCTGGTTAGAGCGTTCATGTTGATTCCGAAAGCGCAGGAGCCGATGACGTCGGTGGTGAACTTAGCTGTGATCTCTTTACACTCGATCGGATCGCCCTTGGCGGCAAGGTCAATAACgtacttttcaaaatgatccGCGCATTCGCACAGGAGATGATACATCTGCTTGAGTTTACCGGACGTAAAGACTGGCGACAGCTTATTTCTGAGCCTTCGCCACCGGTGACTGTCGATGGCGAACAAGTGTTGGGACAAAGGATCGACACCCTCGTTAACGAGAAGTCCTCGATCGGTGAACGTTGTGAAATCCTTCACGAAGAAGTGCTTCCAGACTTGATAGAAATCGCAAAGCTTTTCGGCCAGCGATGTCTTCATAAACACAACGTCCAAGAAATTACCGAATATCGGCAGTGGCTTCGGGCCTGCCACATTCTTCCTTCTCCAATAGGAGTGTTTCGTGACACTGTAGTAGTATAAAACTGTCAGAATCGTCACACAGCTTATCACGATTTCAATAAAGGTAAATTTCCACATATTTTCAAGTCGCTCTAACGATGGGAGTCGGTCAAAACGCTTCGTGAGGGATTTCACTTCTTTCAATACACGAGGCGCCAAAATCGCATTCGAACAAGCTTTGTCGTCCCGCTCGATTTGTTGCTTCTATTACTTCTTCAAGACTGAAAGAGTTAATGactgtttaattttcatcgcAACTTTAAATTGGATTCATACTGCAAACAGAAATCGAAATTATTGCTATGCAATATGAATAATTACGTGAAATGAATGTAGCGTCACACGTCGACACCGTCTTCATGAACTAATACCATATCGAGCAAGTAACAAAAATTCTAATAGTGTGATTACGTTGGATGTAACTTGATATGTTTGGCAAATATGCTTTCCGACGTTTCGGCTGGCCCGGCCAGCCACTTTCTGGTTGTATttattaaaagaaaacaacaacgTTACATTTATTCGGAGATTACGCACGTATTGGCACGTTGAATCGTGTTTAATAATTCTTAAATTATGTTTACATATGGAAAAGGTcacaaaagtttcaaattctcTACGAGATACGATGCATGatgattatataatattcgaCTTACAGTTACCCTGCACAGGTGAGTATTGTAAGATGTTCGTTACATCGCGTTTTGGGAGAAAGTGATTTCCAgagttcgaattttgaagGCTACGTGTATGCATTTCTGTCTGTATTTAGTTTTGCGTGGCTATCAGTGCTATGGATCGATCCAGTATTGATTAGGATCAGTGGCGCGAAATTTTAAATCAGAAGTTTTGTATTACTCAAGTCACCGGGAGAGTTAGGTATTGGAGTTACAGGacgcgttgactgaagaatattATATGATGTCGAAATACAAGTGGCTAAAGTTGTCAATGTCCGTGCGTTTGTTTACAGTATTCTTCTTTTCAATGTGAGTCATCTCTTCAAACAACCGTTTGTGCCATATATCTTtcttatcaataattttcacatcaTTAAAATCAAAAGTGTGTCCCTTAGTGAGTGCATGATACGATAAAGCAGATCTATTTGGATCAAGGGATTTTGTTTCGTACTTATGATTTGCGattcttttctttacatgTTATGAAGATTGGCCGATGTAACATTTCGCACAGTCATTGCATTTGATCTTGCAGATAGTGGTAATTTGATCTAGGTTGAACGTATTTGATTCTAAAGATGTGAACAGACTGTGAATAGTGTTTACGATTTGATATGTTACATTGATGTGATGTTTGTCAAAGTACGTTTGATGTTTTGTGATAGACCATTTACAAAAGGAATAGAGCTGacgttattattgtcatttaaTTGTAAGTCAACCATTTGATTCGAGTTCCATTTGATGCTGTTATAATGTTTGTTTATCCTTTGAGCTTGAAGGTCAAGGACTATCCTTATGGGGTAGCCATTCTTGATTAATGTTTCCTCAACTATttgtgagttttttttcccaaacttATAGTGTGAAAGAATTATGCTTCTATCAATTAATCCACCGGCTACACTCTTTTTATGTTGTAAGGGATGATGCGAGTTgtagtaataaatttttggagGTAGCGTGTTATAAGATTTGAGAACTTGTGCGGTGAATTCAGTGATGTAAccttttttattctaatatGCCATGCTGTTGCCACGTTGTTGATCTGTTTTTATATGTTTCTGGTTAAATGTTTGCAGGTGGTGTATTGTTGGCGACGCTATCCAAGTTTCGTAAACGTACGTTAAAAAAACATCACatcaatgtataatataaaattgcaaaCACTATTCACAGCCTATTCACATCTTTAAAATCAGAAACATCCAACCTTGATCAAATTGACACTGTCTACAAGATCAAATGCAATGActgcataaaattttacatcggACAATCTCCACCacatttgaagaaaataatagcAAATCATAAGTACGACATAAAATCCTTTGATCCAAATAGATCTGCCTTATCGTATCATGCACTCCCCATGGGCCacacttttaattttaatgatgtaaaaattattgataaggAAGATACGTGGCACAAACGGCTTATTAAAGAGGTGACTCACATTCCAAAAACAGATACTGCAAACAAACGCACAGACATTGACAATTTTAGCCACTTGTATTTTTCGACATTAGATAACATTTTTCAGTCAACACATCATATAACTCCAATACCCAACTCTCCAAGTAACCCAGGTAATACAAAATTGCtggtttgaattttatcgCCACTAATCCTAACCAAGAATCGATCGATCTATGGCACTGGCAGCCACGCAAAACTAAATGCAGACATGAATGCATAAGCATAGCTTTCCAACTTCGAATTCTGGAAATCACTTCCTACCAAAACGCTATGTGACGAACATATTGCAATACTCACGCGTGTAGGATAGTCTAATGGCTGTAAGTCGAATACTATATGTAGTCATTATACATCGCATCTCACAGAGAATTTAAAACTTCCGTAACCTTTTTATATGTAaaccaattttaaaaattatcaaacacGATTTAACGTGCCAATACGTGCATAACcttaaaataaatgtaacattgttgttttcttttataaataCAGCTAGAAGATGGCTGGCCCGGCCAACCGAAACGCCGGAAAGCATATTTGCCAAACATATCGAGTTCTTCATTGACCTTCCCCGACGAAACCTTATCAATCTGCATCTAGGGACACAAAAGATTTACAAGTTACATGTAACGTGACATGCAACGATACTTAACAATAAAATGAGACAAAAGATGGTCCAAGAATGAGATTTCAGGCCAATCaagcatttttcatttacttcatTCACAACTCTTTGCAATATGTCGTTATCATTCAATATATAGTCTTTATACACCTGAGAAATCAATGTTTGTCATCCTAAATCAGGAGTGATATATCACATACTTTTAACATGAAATCGAAATACTATGGTCCCCGTTATAGAGTCAGGATGAAGATGACAACACTTATTTCTTGGCAATACATTACACCGTTGAGGAAGATTCTGCGTATTcaaaaactgttgaaaataaataaaaaattcatatttctgTATCAAGTCGTTAACTTTTCCCAGAAAGGAGCCAAATAAATGCCCACTATGCAGTTTCTCATTGTTTCGTATTAATGTGTGTATTATGTGGACACCCCTGTGTGAATGCGTTGTGTGATTGTTTTACGGATGTATTCGTTTATCTAgttcatcattttcttttatagTCGTTACCAAAAAGTCTGTCACGTAGCATCGTGTCGTTCAATCCTTATATATTTGACTTTACCgtatcataaatatatatatatatacatatatatatatatatatatatatatatatatttgtaccgTTTAAAAGTGTTCGTTTATGTAATTGAAGTGCACACATCAAATAAACGTATAACCCCTGTTGATATCAACTATTGTGATCTCTTTGAAACGTTTTATCCACACATGTGCCACAAGCGCCTTCCAGTGTTCATGTAGCCTTGAATCCAAAACCCTCCTTCACGCTACACTCATCAAGCCACGTTGGGGCGATGACCGTAAATTCGTCCATCCGAGAGTTAAGTGCAAGATGAAAATAACCGTGATACAGCTCTTTGAGCAAAAGTTTTCCATAATTAATACGCGACTATTATTGTTAAGATATAACACATTCTTTCTATTCACTAAGAGAAAATTTCTGACgtttaaagaaaatcaatttgcaCACTATTTGCTGAAACTTTTCTTGCGAGAAAGCAATACTTTGTCGCAAATACGAAATGGaatcaaataattgttttaaaattgcaaaaaaaattgagggacTCGCAAgtgatacatatataccttgtGACGAAAATATGGTTTTCCTCACCCTACGCGAGTTCGCCAGGCTAAGTAAGCGAAGCCGAATAGGGGCACAAACGGGCCGATTTCTCGTTGCACCGGCGATCCACACTCGCCGGCATGAAGTACTGTTaccttttaccttttttattGGGCGCCGGGTCGAGTGCGGTTTTACTTACCTAGCCCCGAACCAAACTAGGATATTGTTGCCTCTGACTAGCTGCAATCAGTGGCCCGAGGGTCGTGCGTAGGGACCGGAGCGCGGCTACCGAGCAGGGTTTGGTGATAGTCTCAAGAGAGTGCGAGGAATGCAGTAAGGAAGCTAATAAACCTCGACGCAAGTCATTATATATGGGATGAAGGGTTATTCATTTTACCTTTAGTTGATAACAATGAAATCCCACACTCACGGGTCCTGAATTTGGTATATAGTGCGGTGAGCTGTCGCACTACACACACACTCTCACTTCACTGAGCGATACTTGACTCTCGATACAACGATTACAAGAGGTGTGTACTGACTGATTGTCTCCCGGTCAGAGGTGGCACGCGGGCGAATCCCCCTCTCGGTCCCCCCGTCGGAGGGGTACGCGGATTCGAACCGCACTCATTTCTGTTATATAACGCAAGTATGTTTCACGCGGTTTTTCTTAGATGTTTTCGGTACacaaagtacccgtttctaCGCCGGTCGAGTGAGTCCGCgaattgcgcatgcgcggagtactgaAACGACCGCTTTTGACTCCTAGGAGTCAAAGTTGGTCATTTCTGTACGGCTCTCAGGCGCTGACGCGACAAACACAGCGAACTGATCTCACATttcgcgaccctaacctcaatttggTGCTGCGTGAAAAACCGCGTAAGATACTCTTGTTATATAAAGTATCGTGTATAACATGGAGGCAACGGTCTTTTCACCTCGCGTATTTGCATCGCGTATTTCCTCGAGTCttatattgcaaacttacgctcggCCCGAAAAGACCATCTTTGCCTCCTTGTTATACAATGTACTATtgacggcatgggcattgaaaagtccactttttgtggcagttttcgttccgtaaagtgacgctttatacggcagcgaacaaagttgcggaataaagtctttattccgcagtttttatgcgcagttcgaagtgcgcatcccaaactgccgaataaagtagcttcgtcgaacagatcgcgacataacctcactctttgTTTTGCtcttcaatgcccataccgtaaaaaatattgtatgtggcatgcccgtaaaccgttttttggctcggataatttcagtactcgcttccggctcgcttccggctccccttcagctcgtcctgaaatctttatccttgccaaaaaaacaggcggtttacggccATGCTACATAAATAGGTATTAAACGTCTTCACGTTATAACCTATACTGAATAGCCGCtgatttttttgctacatGGTTTCGGATAAGAAATGATGTCctgtgttgaaaaataattcgggCAAAATCTTCGCTATTCTCAAAATTGATATCATTGAACAAAGAAGAATGTTGTAAAATGCCTGCGTGAAGTTGTTCGAAAGAGTCAACAGGATATGTAACAAAATCGACGAATCTTGATATtaagtattgaaatttttatgcaatgaAGTTTGTATATTTATAGGAACTTAGAAATTTTCTCGTCGTAGGGTTTCCATACTCACAtcaattttaaacttttatttgACTATGCCGACTCACTCCTACTGATTCCGCTACTTATAGATCTATATATTATGACAGTAGGGGTCATAAAACA
Coding sequences within:
- the LOC124414527 gene encoding cytochrome P450 6a22-like, with the protein product MWKFTFIEIVISCVTILTVLYYYSVTKHSYWRRKNVAGPKPLPIFGNFLDVVFMKTSLAEKLCDFYQVWKHFFVKDFTTFTDRGLLVNEGVDPLSQHLFAIDSHRWRRLRNKLSPVFTSGKLKQMYHLLCECADHFEKYVIDLAAKGDPIECKEITAKFTTDVIGSCAFGINMNALTSEDSEFRNMGRKVFAPSFKDGVVRTIRESLPVLFKFLKIRMISREITAFFVNSTAETISYRMKHDIVRKNSDQIDFELTDELIAAQFFVFFFAGSATPATAISFALYELAQNEGIQDKLRDEIQEALKAHNGSLPFKAIKDLKYLDKVFQETLRKHPPVPFLTRRCVNDYTIPDTTVHIPSGTKIFVPVLGLHYDPQYFPDAEVFDPERFAAEAVQKRPAMAYLPFGDGPRNCIGARFAIYQTKMGIINILKNCKVSICSKTKIPYEIERTTFGLAPVGGIYLNFTNLS